In Sebastes fasciatus isolate fSebFas1 chromosome 24, fSebFas1.pri, whole genome shotgun sequence, the following are encoded in one genomic region:
- the dock9b gene encoding dedicator of cytokinesis protein 9 isoform X5: MASSAPPPAEARKFTRGLNKPGTAAELRQSVSEAVRTSVLMVKPKIIEPLDYENVLLQRKTQIISDVLRDMLQFPTDDFQISTLRRQGRTLFSTVPETAEKEAHSLFVQECIKTYKSDWHVVSYKYEEYSGDFRQLPNKVSRPEKLAAHLFEVDEDVEKDEDTASLGSQKGGVSKHGWLYKGNMNSAISVTMRSFKRRYFHLAQLGDGSYNLNFYKDENTSKDPKGTIFLDSCMGVVQNSKVRRFAFELKMQDKSTFLLAADSEAEMEEWIGTLNKILHSSFEQAMQEKRNGDLHDDEEHGKADPSSGSFQDSFQTARDIESKMRSEARLKLFTLDPDTQKLDFSGIEPDVRQFEEKFGKRVLVSCNDLSFNLQGCVTENEEGPTTNVEPFYVVLSLFDVQNSRKISADFHVDLNHPLVRQMTSGSSSRQVNGSGDGTLAGQRQASGLPAGALHYPRQGVFSVTCPHPEIFLVARVEKVLQGGITHCTEPYMKSSDSAKMAQKVLKNAKTACSRLGQYRMPFAWAARPVFKDASGTLDKSSRFSALYRQDSSKLSDEDMFKLLTDFRKPEKMAKLPVLLGNLDVTIDSVAPDVTNCVTSSYIPVRNFEGNGPGSALLEVEEFVPCIAKCSQPFTIYKNHLYVYPKHLKYDAQKSFAKARNIAVCIEFKDSDEDEAQPVKCIYGHPGGPLFTKQAYATVLHHQQNPEFYDEIKIELPTQLHEKHHLLFTFFHVSCDSNSKKKDLVESPVGSAWLPLLRDGRVIMNEQLLPVAANLPAGYLGSQDGVNKHSGSEIKWVDGGKPLFKVSTHLVSTVYTQDQHLHNFFHHCRIMEMSEQASEGELVKYLKSLHAMEGHVMVNFLPTILNQLFCVLTRATLEDVAVNVTRVMVHVVAQCHEEGLEHYLRSYIKFVFKPEPYSSTNVKTVHEELAKAMTAILKPSTDFLTSNKLLKYSWYFFEALVKSMAHYLIESGKVKLSRNQRFSATFYHAVETLVNMLMPHITQKYKDNLDAARNANHSLAVFIKRCFTFMDRGFMFKQINNYMNCFMPGDPKTLYEFKFEFLRVVCSHEHFVPLNLPMPFGKGRIQRFQDLQLDYSLTDDFCRNHFLVGLLMREVGGALQEFREIRQIAIQVLKGLMIKHTFDDRYAAKSQQARLATLYLPLFGLLQENVYRLDIKEAAPLSNHNNAREDSLVPNSMVTPQKPGSCIENALHKDVFGVISGTASPHSSTPNVSSVHHADSRGSLVSTDSGNSLLDKSSDKTNSLEKNQCASALGSTVLRCDKLDRDEIKNLLMCFLHILKSMSEEALFSYWNKAAPLELTDFFTLIEVCLHQFRYMGKRFIVRAGILHARLQQLGTLENAHTFNNMYSHTEADVSSQCLLEANVSTEVCLTVLDTLSIFIMGFKIQLNSDHGHNPLMKKVFQVHLCFLQIPQSEAALKQVFTSLRTFIYKFPCTFFDGRADMCASLCYEILKCCNSKLSSIRSDAAHLLYFLMKSNFDYTGRKSFVRTHLQVVIAVSQLIADVIGIGGTRFQQSLSIINNCANSDKSIKHTAFPSDVKDLTKRIRTVLMATEQMKEHENDPEMLVDLQYSLAKSYTSTPELRKTWLDSMARIHNKNGDLSEAAMCFVHVAALVAEYLWRKGMFRQGCSAFRVTTPNIDEEAAMMEDVGMQDVHFNEEVLMELLEECADGLWKAERYELIADVYRLIIPIYEQRRDFEKLTHLYDTLHRAYTKVMEVMHSGKRLLGTYFRVAFFGQGFFEDEDGKEYIYKEPKFTPLSEISQRLLKLYSDKFGQENVKIIQDSGKVNPKDLDSKYAYIQVTHVTPHLDDKELEDRKTDFEKSHNIRRFVFETPFTVSGKKQGGVEEQCKRRTVLTTTHCFPYVKKRIAVMYQHQTDMSPIEVAIDEMSAKVAELRLLCSASEVDMIRLQLKLQGSISVQVNAGPLAYARAFLDDSSAKKNPDNKVKQLKEVFRQFVDACGQALGVNERLIKEDQQEYHDEMKANYRDLTRELSNIMHEQINPVEDGTRSTLSDSMGIFNAISGTPTSANPHGSTTIL; encoded by the exons TAAGGTGTCGAGACCTGAGAAACTAGCAGCTCACCTGTTTGAGGTGGATGAAGATGTGGAAAAAGACGAG GACACAGCCTCCCTCGGATCTCAGAAGGGAGGAGTGTCTAAACATGGCTGGCTGTACAAAGGCAACATGAACAGTGCAATCAGTGTTACTATGCGG TCCTTCAAGAGGAGGTACTTCCATCTGGCCCAGCTTGGAGATGGATCCTACAACCTCAACTTCTACAAGGACGAGAACACCTCCAAGGATCCCAAAGGAACCATCTTCCTTGACTCATGCATGGGGGTTGTTCAG aACAGCAAAGTGCGTCGCTTCGCCTTCGAGCTGAAGATGCAGGATAAGAGCACGTTCCTGCTGGCGGCGGACAGCGAAGCggagatggaggagtggatCGGCACCCTCAACAAGATCCTCCACAGCAGCTTCGAGCAGGCCATGCAGGAGAAGAGGAACGGAGACCTGCACGacg ATGAGGAGCATGGAAAAGCAGACCCCTCGTCCGGAAGTTTTCAAGACAGCTTTCAG ACGGCCAGAGATATAGAGTCCAAAATGAGGAGTGAAGCTCGCCTGAAACTGTTCACATTGGACCCTGACACACAG AAACTGGACTTCTCTGGCATTGAGCCGGACGTGCGGCAGTTTGAAGAGAAGTTTGGGAAGAGAGTCCTGGTCAGCTGCAACGACCTGTCTTTCAACCTGCAGGGCTGCGTCACAGAGAATGAAGAGGGGCCGACGACTAAT GTGGAGCCTTTCTACGTGGTCCTGTCCCTCTTCGACGTCCAGAACAGCAGAAAGATCTCGGCCGACTTCCACGTGGATCTCAACCACCCTTTGGTCCGACAAATGACATCAGGCTCCAGTAGCAGACAAGTTAACGGCAGTGGTGATGGTACGCTGGCTGGCCAGAGGCAGGCCAGTGGGCTCCCAGCGGGGGCTCTCCATTACCCCAGACAGGGGGTGTTCTCAGTCACGTGTCCCCATCCGGAGATCTTCCTGGTGGCCAGGGTTGAGAAGGTCCTGCAGGGGGGGATCACCCACTGCACTGAACCCTACATGAAGAGCTCAGACTCCGCCAAG ATGGCTCAAAAGGTGCTGAAGAATGCTAAGACAGCCTGCAGCAGACTGGGACAGTACAGGATGCCGTTTGCCTGGGCTGCAAG GCCTGTGTTCAAAGACGCATCAGGAACTTTGGACAAAAGCTCTCGCTTCTCGGCTCTTTACAGACAGGACAGCAGCAAGCTGTCAGACGAGGACATGTTCAAACTGCTTACTGACTTCAGAAA ACCAGAGAAAATGGCCAAACTCCCCGTGCTCTTAGGGAACTTAGATGTAACGATTGACAGCGTGGCCCCGGATGTAACCA ATTGCGTCACTTCCTCCTACATCCCCGTGAGGAACTTTGAAGGCAACGGGCCCGGCAGCGCTCTCCTGGAGGTGGAGGAGTTCGTACCCTGCATCGCTAAATGCTCCCAACCATTCACCATCTATAAAAACCACCTCTATGTGTACCCGAAACACCTCAAATATGACGCGCAGAAATCCTTTGCTAAG GCCAGGAATATTGCAGTGTGCATTGAGTTCAAGGATTCTGATGAGGATGAAGCCCAGCCGGTGAAG TGCATCTACGGTCATCCAGGAGGTCCTCTGTTCACTAAGCAGGCGTATGCAACCGTCCTGCACCATCAGCAGAACCCTGAGTTCTATGATGAG ATAAAGATAGAGCTGCCGACTCAGCTGCATGAGAAGCATCACCTTCTCTTCACCTTCTTTCATGTGAGCTGCGACAGCAACAGCAAGAAGAAAGACCTGGTGGAGTCTCCAG TGGGTTCAGCATGGCTGCCTCTGCTAAGGGATGGCAGAGTCATCATGAATGAACAGTTGCTTCCAGTGGCCGCCAATCTCCCCGCCGGGTACCTCGGCTCCCAGGATGGTGTCAACAAG CACTCTGGCTCGGAGATCAAATGGGTCGACGGAGGAAAACCCCTGTTCAAAGTCTCAACTCATCTCGTTTCAACAGTTTACACTCAG GATCAGCACTTGCAtaacttcttccaccactgtcgaATCATGGAGATGTCAGAACAAGCTTCAGAGGGGGAGCTGGTGAAATACCTGAAG AGTCTCCATGCGATGGAGGGTCATGTAATGGTTAACTTTCTGCCCACCATCCTCAACCAGCTGTTTTGCGTGCTAACCAGAGCCACACTCGAGGATGTGGCTGTCAACGTGACCAG GGTGATGGTTCATGTTGTAGCGCAGTGCCACGAAGAAGGGCTTGAGCATTACTTGAGATCTTATATCAAG tttGTGTTTAAGCCGGAGCCTTATTCCTCCACCAATGTAAAAACAGTTCATGAGGAGCTGGCTAAAGCCATGACAGCCATTCTCAAGCCATCCACAGACTTCTTGACTAGCAACAAGCTGCTGAAG taCTCCTGGTACTTCTTCGAAGCTCTGGTGAAATCAATGGCTCATTATCTCATAGAGAGCGGGAAGGTCAAG CTCTCCAGGAACCAACGTTTCTCAGCAACCTTCTACCATGCGGTGGAGACTCTGGTGAACATGCTGATGCCGCACATCACCCAGAAATACAAGGACAACCTGGATGCGGCTCGCAATGCCAACCACAGCCTGGCAGTTTTCATCAAG CGCTGCTTCACCTTCATGGACAGAGGCTTCATGTTCAAGCAGATCAACAACTACATGAACTGTTTTATGCCTGGAGACCCCAAG ACTTTGTATGAATTCAAGTTTGAGTTCCTGCGGGTCGTTTGCAGCCACGAGCACTTTGTCCCTCTCAATCTGCCCATGCCCTTTGGAAAAGGCAGAATTCAAAGGTTCCAAG ATCTTCAGCTGGACTACTCTCTGACTGACGACTTCTGTCGAAACCACTTCCTGGTGGGTCTGCTGATGAGGGAGGTGGGCGGCGCCCTTCAGGAGTTCCGAGAGATCCGTCAGATCGCCATCCAGGTGCTCAAGGGGCTGATGATCAAACACACGTTTGACGACCGCTATGCTGCGAAA AGCCAGCAGGCCAGACTCGCCACCCTCTACCTCCCTCTGTTTGGTTTGCTCCAGGAGAATGTCTACAGACTTGACATTAAGGAGGCCGCCCCCCTCAGCAACCACAAT AATGCAAGGGAGGACTCTCTGGTCCCCAACTCCATGGTGACCCCTCAGAAACCTGGGAGCTGCATAGAAAATGCTCTCCACAAAGATGTGTTTGGAGTCATCTCTGGAACAG CCTCCCCTCACAGCTCCACTCCCAACGTCAGCTCAGTTCACCATGCAGACTCCAGAGGCTCTCTGGTCTCCACCGACTCTGGAAACAGCCTGCTGGACAAGAGCAGTGACAAGACCAACTCCCTGGAGAAG AACCAGTGTGCGTCGGCTCTGGGCAGCACCGTGCTGCGCTGCGACAAACTGGACCGAGACGAGATCAAAAACCTGCTCATGTGCTTTCTGCATATCCTCAAGAGCATGTCAGAAG AGGCCCTTTTTTCATACTGGAACAAAGCAGCTCCCTTAGAACTGACGGACTTCTTTACATTGATAGA AGTCTGCCTTCATCAGTTTAGATACATGGGGAAGAGATTCATCGTCAG GGCGGGGATCTTGCACGCCCGCCTTCAGCAGCTGGGAACTCTGGAGAACGCTCACACCTTCAACAACA TGTACTCTCACACGGAAGCAGACGTGAGCAGCCAGTGCCTGCTGGAGGCCAATGTGTCCACAGAGGTCTGTCTGACGGTGCTGGACACACTCAGCATCTTCATCATGGGATTTAAG ATTCAGCTCAATTCAGATCATGGTCACAACCCCCTGATGAAGAAAGTGTTCCAGGTCCATCTGTGCTTCCTGCAGATCCCTCAGTCCGAGGCCGCCCTCAAGCAGGTCTTCACCTCACTCAGGACCTTCATCTACAAG TTCCCCTGTACCTTCTTCGACGGCCGGGCCGACATGTGTGCCTCTCTATGCTACGAAATCCTCAAGTGCTGTAACTCCAAGCTGAGCTCCATCCGCAGCGACGCCGCCCATCTTCTCTACTTCCTCATGAAAAGCAACTTCGACTACACCGGACGCAAGTCTTTTGTACGAACACACCTGCAG GTGGTAATCGCTGTCAGTCAGCTGATTGCTGATGTCATCGGCATCGGCGGTACCCGTTTCCAGCAGTCTCTCTCCATCATTAACAACTGTGCCAACAGTGACAAGAGCATCAAG cACACAGCATTTCCATCAGACGTGAAGGACCTGACGAAGCGCATCAGGACGGTTCTGATGGCCACGGAGCAGATGAAGGAGCACGAGAACGACCCGGAGATGCTGGTGGACCTCCAGTACAGCTTGGCCAAGTCCTACACCAGCACACCCGAGCTCCGCAAGACCTGGCTGGACAGCATGGCTCGCATCCACAACAAGAACGGAGATCTGTCagag GCAGCCATGTGTTTCGTGCACGTTGCGGCCTTGGTAGCCGAGTACCTGTGGAGGAAAG GCATGTTCAGGCAGGGCTGCTCGGCTTTCCGCGTCACCACTCCGAACATCGACGAGGAAGCGGCCATGATGGAGGACGTGGGGATGCAGGACGTTCACTTCAATGAG GAGGTGCTGATGGAGCTGTTGGAGGAGTGTGCCGATGGCCTCTGGAAGGCGGAGCGTTATGAGCTCATCGCCGACGTCTACAGGCTCATCATTCCCATCTACGAGCAGCGCAGAGACTTCGAG AAACTGACTCACCTGTATGACACCCTCCACCGTGCCTATACCAAAGTGATGGAGGTGATGCATTCTGGCAAAAGACTGTTGGGCACATACTTCAGAGTGGCCTTCTTTGGACAG gGCTTCTTTGAGGATGAAGATGGAAAGGAATACATCTACAAGGAGCCAAAGTTCACGCCGCTGTCTGAGATTTCCCAGAGGCTCCTGAAGCTCTACTCCGACAAGTTTGGTCAGGAGAACGTCAAGATCATTCAGGACTCTGGCAAG GTGAACCCGAAAGACCTGGACTCCAAGTACGCCTACATCCAGGTGACCCACGTCACGCCCCACCTAGACGACAAAGAGCTGGAGGACAGGAAGACCGACTTCGAGAAGAGCCACAACATCCGGCGCTTCGTGTTCGAGACGCCGTTCACGGTGTCGGGCAAGAAGCAGGGCGGGGTGGAGGAGCAGTGCAAACGGCGGACCGTCCTCACCA CCACCCACTGTTTCCCCTACGTGAAGAAGCGTATAGCGGTCATGTACCAGCACCAGACCGACATGAGCCCCATCGAGGTGGCCATAGACGAGATGAGCGCCAAGGTGGCCGAGCTGCGTCTGCTGTGCTCGGCCTCCGAGGTGGACATGATCCGCCTGCAGCTCAAACTGCAGGGCAGCATCAGCGTCCAG gtcAACGCCGGTCCTCTCGCGTACGCCAGAGCCTTCCTCGACGACAGTAGTGCCAAGAAGAACCCCGACAACAAGGTCAAACAGCTCAAAGAGGTGTTCAG GCAGTTCGTGGACGCCTGCGGTCAGGCGCTGGGAGTGAACGAGAGGCTGATCAAAGAGGACCAGCAGGAGTATCATGATGAGATGAAGGCCAACTACAGGGACCTGACCAGGGAGCTGTCCAACATCATGCATGAACAG ATAAACCCAGTGGAAGA